One window of Aliarcobacter lanthieri genomic DNA carries:
- a CDS encoding YceI family protein → MKKTVVSTLGLMLMTSSLYAGVCGDKLKYDFTFYGAEDKAYVVTKNTFKTATSNFPSEKLLNATLNIDALSIDTSADMSNLKAQWPAAMATVRDNNIRNSFFKLFEKNPGKVDVKIVKVEASSMDVEFTMNGVSKVLPFSYKVDGDTIKATGKLDVLAFGVDKAWKQLSAIAKSFHHGKSWNEIDINFEVPASCK, encoded by the coding sequence ATGAAAAAAACAGTTGTTTCAACTTTAGGTCTTATGTTAATGACAAGTTCATTGTATGCTGGTGTTTGTGGAGATAAACTAAAATATGATTTTACTTTTTATGGTGCAGAAGATAAAGCTTATGTAGTTACAAAAAATACATTTAAAACAGCAACTAGTAATTTTCCAAGTGAGAAATTATTAAATGCAACATTAAATATTGATGCTTTATCTATAGATACAAGTGCAGATATGAGTAATCTTAAAGCTCAATGGCCAGCAGCAATGGCAACAGTTAGAGATAATAATATTAGAAATAGCTTCTTTAAACTATTTGAAAAAAATCCAGGAAAAGTTGATGTTAAAATTGTAAAAGTAGAAGCTTCTTCTATGGATGTAGAATTTACTATGAATGGTGTATCAAAAGTTCTACCTTTTTCATATAAAGTAGATGGAGACACTATAAAAGCTACTGGGAAATTAGATGTTTTAGCTTTTGGTGTTGATAAAGCTTGGAAACAACTTAGTGCTATTGCAAAAAGTTTTCACCATGGAAAATCTTGGAATGAAATTGATATAAATTTTGAAGTTCCTGCTAGTTGTAAATAG
- a CDS encoding DNA alkylation repair protein, translating into MATLLKDLYSKEFIEKLADKLFYTYSNFKKKEFISIIFNSSWNNLELKQRMRHISQSLNKFLPFCYKEQLEILKEVKKDFFGLEAMIFQDFVEVFGLDDFLHSMKALEFFTIKSSSEFAIRQFIIKYEDKTIEQMKIWAKSKNEDIRRLSSEGCRPRLPWAIALAKFKKNPKEVFEIIELLKNDKSKYVQKSVANNLNDISKDNPKLVIDFIKNNLGISKGLDWICKHGSRTLLKNGNHEILKLFGFEKVNNIKVINFYCDKSVKIGQDLNFSFELISKEELGNIRVEYIINYLKLNNRYSEKIFMISQNRFSHNSKKFIKKQSFKDMTIRKHIQGMHSLSIVINGENVIEKSFLVN; encoded by the coding sequence ATGGCTACATTATTAAAAGATTTATATTCAAAAGAGTTTATTGAAAAGTTAGCAGATAAACTTTTTTATACTTATTCTAACTTTAAAAAAAAAGAATTTATATCTATTATTTTTAACTCTTCTTGGAATAATTTAGAATTAAAACAAAGAATGCGACATATTTCACAAAGTTTAAATAAATTTTTACCTTTTTGTTATAAAGAACAATTAGAAATTTTAAAAGAAGTAAAAAAAGATTTTTTTGGACTAGAAGCTATGATATTTCAAGATTTTGTTGAGGTTTTTGGACTTGATGATTTTCTTCATTCTATGAAAGCTTTAGAATTTTTTACTATAAAATCAAGTAGTGAGTTTGCAATACGGCAATTTATCATTAAATATGAAGATAAAACTATTGAACAGATGAAGATTTGGGCAAAATCTAAAAATGAAGATATAAGAAGATTATCAAGTGAAGGATGTCGTCCAAGACTTCCTTGGGCTATTGCTCTAGCAAAATTTAAAAAAAATCCTAAAGAAGTATTTGAAATAATTGAGCTTTTAAAAAATGATAAATCAAAATATGTTCAAAAAAGTGTAGCAAATAATTTGAATGATATCTCAAAAGACAATCCAAAATTAGTAATAGATTTTATAAAAAATAACCTTGGAATTTCAAAAGGTTTAGATTGGATTTGTAAACATGGAAGTAGAACTTTACTTAAAAATGGTAATCACGAGATTTTAAAACTTTTTGGTTTTGAAAAAGTAAATAATATAAAAGTTATAAACTTCTATTGCGATAAAAGTGTAAAAATAGGGCAAGATTTAAATTTTTCATTTGAACTTATTTCAAAAGAAGAACTAGGAAATATTAGAGTAGAATATATAATAAATTATTTAAAATTAAATAATAGATATAGTGAAAAAATATTTATGATATCTCAAAATAGATTTTCTCATAATTCAAAAAAATTTATAAAAAAGCAAAGTTTTAAAGATATGACTATACGAAAACACATACAAGGAATGCATAGCTTAAGTATAGTCATAAATGGAGAGAACGTTATCGAAAAATCTTTTTTAGTAAATTAA
- a CDS encoding antibiotic biosynthesis monooxygenase family protein — protein MFAVIFEVEIEEVCKDEYLKIASILKEKLINQKGFISVERFQSLVNEKKLLSLSYWEDEESILTWKQNIDHIWAQRKGRDSIFKDYKINIAEVKRSYTLETSSFDKY, from the coding sequence ATGTTTGCAGTTATTTTCGAAGTTGAAATTGAAGAAGTATGCAAAGATGAGTATTTAAAAATTGCTTCAATACTAAAAGAGAAATTAATAAATCAAAAAGGTTTTATAAGTGTTGAAAGATTTCAATCTTTAGTAAATGAAAAAAAACTTTTATCTTTATCATATTGGGAAGATGAAGAATCAATTTTAACTTGGAAACAAAATATTGACCATATTTGGGCACAAAGAAAAGGAAGAGATAGTATTTTTAAAGATTATAAGATAAATATTGCAGAAGTTAAAAGATCTTATACTTTGGAAACTAGTAGTTTTGATAAGTATTAA
- a CDS encoding DJ-1/PfpI family protein: MQKVVGVFVFHDIEVLDFCGPFEVLSVTRLDEMKRAETLSPFDVKLISIKKEVIFTKGNMKIIPDFDFEDCPKLDILIVPGGMGTRKLMYDEKVLDFVKQKSKEVELLSSVCTGSLILANAKLLEGVQATTHWKSLQRMEEEFKNVKVCRDKHFIEDKNIISSAGISAGIDMALYIVKKYFGEKVSRATAKHMEYPYLEENKRRIEF, from the coding sequence ATGCAAAAAGTTGTTGGTGTTTTTGTTTTTCATGATATAGAAGTTTTAGATTTTTGTGGACCATTTGAAGTTTTAAGTGTAACTAGACTTGATGAAATGAAGAGGGCAGAAACTCTTTCTCCTTTTGATGTAAAGCTTATCTCTATTAAAAAAGAAGTGATTTTTACAAAAGGGAATATGAAAATAATACCAGATTTTGATTTTGAAGATTGCCCAAAACTTGATATTTTGATAGTTCCAGGTGGAATGGGAACAAGAAAACTTATGTATGATGAAAAAGTTTTAGATTTTGTAAAGCAAAAATCAAAAGAGGTAGAGCTTTTAAGTTCTGTTTGTACAGGTTCTCTTATTTTAGCAAATGCAAAACTTCTTGAAGGAGTACAAGCTACAACTCATTGGAAAAGTTTACAAAGAATGGAAGAAGAGTTTAAAAATGTGAAAGTTTGTAGAGATAAACACTTTATTGAAGATAAAAATATTATTTCTAGTGCTGGAATCTCTGCGGGTATTGATATGGCACTTTATATTGTAAAAAAATATTTTGGAGAAAAAGTCTCACGAGCAACTGCAAAACATATGGAATATCCATATCTAGAAGAGAATAAAAGAAGAATAGAATTTTAA